The Xenorhabdus doucetiae genome has a window encoding:
- a CDS encoding chorismate-binding protein, with protein sequence MMLSTNKTTLAACNIAELPVYIANLDRPFACIYRPQVDMADSVLFLEGNIEQFPFLSDLTLDTPTIDANIHQVSQLVLLPFNQLKEKGYACIDDHEQVIVMHIDKLAYHPVNQFMAAIANYDIQPQNLHFDLDDQAYSEIVDTVINREISTGEGSNFVISRSLEADLDGFSIRHALSLFKRLVQSECGTYWTWIFYTGNRYFIGSTPEQHIKVSQQSVSMNPISGTFRYPESQYLERALCNFLQNKKECNELFMVVDEELKMMSSICQRNIQVSGPKLKAMSHIAHTEYYINGESDRGLKEIIQQSLFAPAVTGSPIENACKVIARHEQRGRGYYSGVVAIIGNNGKKRYLDSAIVIRTADISSQGHFRLMAGSTIVRDSVPHNEACETRAKLQGLMHSFFDVATKSSGSPKAEISAELYNRANQLLAQRNEKASAFWLGKMEQNQMILPHNKIFLIDMEDTFTEMIAYQLRRVGCSITIVPWYDSQCKLPQTSNNIVFIGPGPGDPTNLKLEKVRIARQVIAQQLRFQHPLIGTCLGHQLICAELGIPIIRLPKNRQGSQYQVLIQGKNHCVGFYNSFSAMYHEPYWYSTKYDKTIHFERLISNEIIALSSNNVTSIQFHNESFLTQDAFTIYLWLIQNALRKTSTSEKIDPV encoded by the coding sequence ATGATGTTATCTACTAATAAAACAACACTCGCCGCTTGCAATATCGCTGAACTCCCGGTTTATATCGCCAATCTCGATCGACCTTTTGCTTGTATTTATCGTCCGCAAGTCGATATGGCTGATTCGGTATTATTCCTTGAGGGCAATATTGAGCAATTTCCTTTCCTCTCTGATTTAACCCTCGATACTCCGACGATAGATGCTAACATTCATCAAGTGTCGCAGTTGGTGCTGCTACCTTTTAATCAATTAAAGGAAAAGGGCTATGCTTGCATTGACGACCACGAACAGGTGATCGTTATGCACATTGATAAACTGGCATATCATCCTGTTAACCAGTTTATGGCAGCCATCGCCAATTATGATATTCAGCCACAGAATCTTCATTTCGATCTCGATGATCAAGCGTACAGTGAGATTGTCGATACTGTAATTAACCGGGAAATCAGCACCGGGGAAGGCAGTAATTTTGTTATTTCACGTAGCTTAGAAGCTGATCTTGATGGTTTTAGTATCAGGCACGCGCTGAGTTTATTTAAACGATTGGTACAGTCAGAATGTGGAACTTACTGGACATGGATATTTTATACTGGCAACCGCTATTTTATTGGCAGTACACCCGAACAACATATTAAGGTTAGCCAACAGTCTGTTTCGATGAACCCCATCAGCGGTACATTCCGGTATCCTGAATCTCAGTATTTAGAGCGTGCACTGTGTAATTTTTTACAGAATAAAAAAGAGTGCAACGAGTTATTCATGGTGGTCGATGAAGAACTCAAAATGATGAGCAGTATTTGTCAACGCAATATCCAAGTATCCGGTCCGAAACTCAAGGCGATGTCGCATATCGCCCACACAGAATACTATATTAATGGTGAATCTGACCGGGGTCTGAAGGAAATTATTCAGCAATCGCTGTTTGCTCCAGCAGTCACGGGTAGTCCAATTGAAAATGCTTGTAAAGTCATTGCACGCCACGAACAACGAGGCCGTGGTTATTATAGCGGTGTTGTTGCTATTATCGGTAATAACGGCAAAAAACGTTATCTGGATTCTGCAATCGTGATCCGTACTGCTGATATCAGCTCACAGGGGCATTTCCGTTTGATGGCAGGTTCGACTATTGTCAGGGATTCCGTACCACATAATGAAGCCTGCGAAACACGCGCTAAATTGCAGGGGTTGATGCATTCTTTCTTTGATGTTGCGACAAAATCTTCAGGTTCGCCAAAAGCGGAAATATCCGCAGAGTTGTATAACAGAGCAAACCAACTTTTGGCACAACGCAATGAGAAAGCATCCGCATTCTGGCTGGGAAAGATGGAACAAAACCAGATGATCCTGCCTCACAACAAGATCTTCCTGATTGATATGGAAGATACTTTTACCGAAATGATCGCCTATCAGCTAAGAAGAGTGGGCTGCTCTATCACAATTGTTCCCTGGTATGACAGTCAGTGCAAATTGCCACAGACCAGTAACAACATCGTGTTCATCGGCCCGGGACCGGGTGACCCTACCAACCTGAAACTCGAAAAAGTTCGGATTGCCCGACAAGTTATTGCGCAACAATTGCGTTTCCAGCATCCGCTAATTGGCACGTGTCTGGGGCATCAACTCATTTGTGCTGAGCTTGGCATCCCAATTATACGCTTACCCAAAAATCGTCAGGGTAGTCAATATCAGGTATTGATTCAGGGAAAAAATCATTGTGTCGGTTTCTATAATAGTTTTTCGGCTATGTATCATGAGCCTTACTGGTATAGTACAAAATATGACAAAACTATCCATTTTGAAAGGCTTATTTCCAATGAAATTATTGCATTGTCGTCAAATAATGTGACCTCAATTCAATTTCATAACGAGTCATTTTTAACACAAGATGCTTTTACCATTTACTTATGGCTCATACAAAATGCATTAAGAAAAACGTCAACATCAGAAAAAATTGACCCTGTTTAG